The following coding sequences are from one Oscarella lobularis chromosome 19, ooOscLobu1.1, whole genome shotgun sequence window:
- the LOC136198473 gene encoding dynein axonemal assembly factor 3-like isoform X1 — MTDAFGSITWWGFSPALDLLNQDLSSALERLQVTKSDRDLNVLLVGSGDVRHILRTLARSRLHKRPRIKFYVVENNIEVLARHLLFLSIVLEPEDQLGLQEKAELFLELYGNLLIRQQVADYVKAKSDQFIRLITDLDYMKRVFPLLDLSQLKFKERDVLEGVFKFWRGSTPAEFDASTLWDQRQRHLLKARYDSRFGVFDWDYSMKLQDKASVIHSKQYKRWRETGMAFEPREGGYEVPNRTLASGLILRKAGESIPRRGYWGDMINSPYLGFGIETENKDLLKKFNDVHEKTASDVAEHNVTSYVHELVTGSAYKGPSRFETVTEEDASKKEEVESGGKHVDTRIRIYSVNLQQRFYLLFFVEYLHPVDASVILLSLNSAEVLPKKEKYAKLFDVAYFSNSMVHHLTPEMQAVLADEATVILETTKFMLDLRLEQSEAFVEKITGMAASAGCKPCKPCVHNQDSHAFFHFSRSK, encoded by the exons ATGACAGACGCATTCGGCTCGATAACTTGGTGGGGTTTTAGTCCTGCGCTTGATCTACTGAACCAAG ACCTTTCTTCGGCGCTAGAACGCCTCCAAGTAACGAAATCGGATCGAG ACTTAAATGTGCTTCTGGTTGGTTCCGGCGACGTTCGGCACATTTTGAGAACGCTAGCACGCAGTCGACTGCACAAAAGACCGAGGATAAAG TTTTACGTCGTTGAAAATAATATCGAAGTATTAGCACgtcatcttctcttcttgAGCATAGTATTAGAGCCAGAAGATCAGTTAGGATTGCAGG AAAAGGCCGAACTTTTTCTCGAGCTCTATGGCAATTTGCTTATCAGACAGCAAGTTGCAGACTATGTCAAGGCCAAAAGTGACCAGTTTATAAG GCTGATCACTGATCTTGATTACATGAAAAGAGTTTTTCCCTTGCTGGATTTGTCTCAACTAAAG TTCAAGGAACGTGACGTATTAGAGGGAGTTTTCAAATTTTGGAGAGGTTCTACACCAGCAGAGTTTGACGCATCAACCCTTTG GGATCAGAGGCAGAGGCATCTTCTTAAAGCTAGATATGACTCACGGTTTGGCGTCTTTGACTGGGACTACAGTATGAAGCTTCAGGACAAG GCTAGTGTGATTCATAGTAAACAATACAAACGGTGGAGAGAGACTGGGATGGCGTTTGAACCGCGTGAAGGGGGCTACGAGGTTCCTAATAGAACTTTGGCATCTGgtttaattcttagaaaG GCTGGGGAGAGCATTCCCAGGAGGGGATACTGGGGCGATATGATAAATAGTCCTTACTTGGGGTTTGGGATTGAGACGGAGAACAAAGATCTGCTTAAAAAGTTCAACGACGTTCACGAGAAG ACGGCTAGTGATGTAGCTGAGCATAACGTGACTTCATACGTGCACGAATTGGTGACTGGGAGTGCGTACAAGGGACCCAGTAGGTTTGAGACTGTGACAGAGGAAGATGCTTCCAAAAAGGAAGAAGTAGAGTCAGGAGGAAAACACGTGGATACTCGTATAAGAATATACAGCGTAAACTTGCAGCAAAGATTCTATCTACTATTTTTCGTAGAGTATTTGCATCCTGTGGATGCTTCTGTgattcttctctctctcaactCTGCAGAAGTATTGcccaaaaaagaaaagtatGCCAAGTTGTTCGACGTGGCCTACTTTTCCAACAG CATGGTGCATCATTTGACTCCCGAAATGCAAGCAGTGCTGGCAGATGAAGCCACTGTTATTCTGGAAACAACAAA GTTCATGCTTGACTTGAGGCTGGAGCAAAGCGAAGCATTTGTCGAGAAAATCACTGGCATGGCAGCTTCAGCTGGATGCAAA cCCTGCAAGCCTTGCGTTCACAATCAAGATTCTCAcgcattttttcatttctctcgatcaaAGTAA
- the LOC136198473 gene encoding dynein axonemal assembly factor 3-like isoform X2, whose protein sequence is MTDAFGSITWWGFSPALDLLNQDLSSALERLQVTKSDRDLNVLLVGSGDVRHILRTLARSRLHKRPRIKFYVVENNIEVLARHLLFLSIVLEPEDQLGLQEKAELFLELYGNLLIRQQVADYVKAKSDQFIRLITDLDYMKRVFPLLDLSQLKFKERDVLEGVFKFWRGSTPAEFDASTLWDQRQRHLLKARYDSRFGVFDWDYSMKLQDKASVIHSKQYKRWRETGMAFEPREGGYEVPNRTLASGLILRKAGESIPRRGYWGDMINSPYLGFGIETENKDLLKKFNDVHEKTASDVAEHNVTSYVHELVTGSAYKGPSRFETVTEEDASKKEEVESGGKHVDTQYLHPVDASVILLSLNSAEVLPKKEKYAKLFDVAYFSNSMVHHLTPEMQAVLADEATVILETTKFMLDLRLEQSEAFVEKITGMAASAGCKPCKPCVHNQDSHAFFHFSRSK, encoded by the exons ATGACAGACGCATTCGGCTCGATAACTTGGTGGGGTTTTAGTCCTGCGCTTGATCTACTGAACCAAG ACCTTTCTTCGGCGCTAGAACGCCTCCAAGTAACGAAATCGGATCGAG ACTTAAATGTGCTTCTGGTTGGTTCCGGCGACGTTCGGCACATTTTGAGAACGCTAGCACGCAGTCGACTGCACAAAAGACCGAGGATAAAG TTTTACGTCGTTGAAAATAATATCGAAGTATTAGCACgtcatcttctcttcttgAGCATAGTATTAGAGCCAGAAGATCAGTTAGGATTGCAGG AAAAGGCCGAACTTTTTCTCGAGCTCTATGGCAATTTGCTTATCAGACAGCAAGTTGCAGACTATGTCAAGGCCAAAAGTGACCAGTTTATAAG GCTGATCACTGATCTTGATTACATGAAAAGAGTTTTTCCCTTGCTGGATTTGTCTCAACTAAAG TTCAAGGAACGTGACGTATTAGAGGGAGTTTTCAAATTTTGGAGAGGTTCTACACCAGCAGAGTTTGACGCATCAACCCTTTG GGATCAGAGGCAGAGGCATCTTCTTAAAGCTAGATATGACTCACGGTTTGGCGTCTTTGACTGGGACTACAGTATGAAGCTTCAGGACAAG GCTAGTGTGATTCATAGTAAACAATACAAACGGTGGAGAGAGACTGGGATGGCGTTTGAACCGCGTGAAGGGGGCTACGAGGTTCCTAATAGAACTTTGGCATCTGgtttaattcttagaaaG GCTGGGGAGAGCATTCCCAGGAGGGGATACTGGGGCGATATGATAAATAGTCCTTACTTGGGGTTTGGGATTGAGACGGAGAACAAAGATCTGCTTAAAAAGTTCAACGACGTTCACGAGAAG ACGGCTAGTGATGTAGCTGAGCATAACGTGACTTCATACGTGCACGAATTGGTGACTGGGAGTGCGTACAAGGGACCCAGTAGGTTTGAGACTGTGACAGAGGAAGATGCTTCCAAAAAGGAAGAAGTAGAGTCAGGAGGAAAACACGTGGATACTC AGTATTTGCATCCTGTGGATGCTTCTGTgattcttctctctctcaactCTGCAGAAGTATTGcccaaaaaagaaaagtatGCCAAGTTGTTCGACGTGGCCTACTTTTCCAACAG CATGGTGCATCATTTGACTCCCGAAATGCAAGCAGTGCTGGCAGATGAAGCCACTGTTATTCTGGAAACAACAAA GTTCATGCTTGACTTGAGGCTGGAGCAAAGCGAAGCATTTGTCGAGAAAATCACTGGCATGGCAGCTTCAGCTGGATGCAAA cCCTGCAAGCCTTGCGTTCACAATCAAGATTCTCAcgcattttttcatttctctcgatcaaAGTAA
- the LOC136198318 gene encoding rho family-interacting cell polarization regulator 2-like, whose product MSVELRAKRMSLSPSFEPDRRSMSFSESSSNSNLLSPTTVLTRSSVSCSSVPSPTRHSQYYYAKPNRKRDPKRVPDPNRTSEQFENVKESLGAGVRLFRSEIEWLKSEEDVSSRAGFHYDADKTVKHLERLARALENHTDKVESLQDMYNLQCKMKEGADNLASALGAHSSQGAKALAEVKAKKKEVNDLMCQMEDGLGELMGTFTIQIKGLAGFARLCSGDVFMVKFALGSQKWKSKCKVQKSDQKWSERAFTFAPSSPPLDNLVIKLVEIRTLHGKTEVGSITCSVKALMSLRPQIVTLKLKGLSSLQLKIETSWNPLTENDVLPYELPKVELTLGHVQRCDVAVPLTAASPLESPKQIHSIFFDRLPSDLERHQPVVRTPSLPSVGSQESTVESAYEALRKSYDQYKGQNDELKSFEKVLNQLGELLLKEERSPIARERRPSLTLSISSALHQFDFLNSEDSDEDEDSDEDISTKLKVETRTSVDSGNGQSVSSHPADVENARGSNRIIDQAVIHHLRCCKHIVSQLSSFGPLRYKEAVSLEKLAFNGDIIDQILSLARSRSFSLDDVCPKLRERKELHDFWEETCGKENCLWIGLKEFSLALEERFGDGLRMAFASVAKLVIPEIVSRILDVGYDVEDLGLVTVQQYFNHFQEIARRGLQFYVNTVGKEISIVEGLKTSQKDVHKSALLKINEINYSTLVLGSACMLLVTGDSQAKTALTGYIERLSKYPQHRDRALKVFLEAIEDTDQQIREGACMALGIMKAFEAVDELTFLAKCDFVTVKEAAYNALMACGDAGRHAFSHSLPTTFYDLGPVHTLVPQMVL is encoded by the exons ATGTCCGTGGAATTGCGCGCAAAACGCATGTCGCTGAGTCCGTCCTTCGAACCGGACCGTCGTTCGATGTCGTTctcggaatcgtcgtcgaatagCAATCTCCTCTCCCCTACAACGGTCCTAACCCGATCGAGCGTCTCGTGCTCGTCCGTTCCATCGCCTACGCGACACTCGCAGTACTACTACGCGAAGCCGAACCGAAAACGAGACCCCAAACGCGTGCCGGATCCAAACCGGACGAGCGAACAGTTCGAAAACGTGAAGGAGTCACTCGG TGCGGGTGTTCGGCTATTTCGATCTGAAATCGAGTGGCTGAAGAGTGAAGAGGACGTTTCTTCGCGAGCC GGTTTCCACTACGACGCCGACAAG ACTGTGAAGCATCTGGAGCGTCTCGCACGTGCTCTGGAAAATCACACTGATAAG GTCGAGTCTCTTCAGGATATGTATAACCTTCAATGTAAAATGAAAGAAG GCGCCGACAATTTGGCGTCCGCTTTGGGCGCCCACTCGTCTCAGGGCGCCAAAGCGCTCGCCGAAGtcaaagcaaagaagaaggaagtgAATGAC TTGATGTGTCAGATGGAGGACGGACTCGGCGAACTAATGGGCACATTTACAATTCAGATCAAAG GGCTTGCTGGCTTTGCGCGATTGTGCAGCGGAGACGTGTTCATGGTTAAATTCGCGCTCGGCTCGCAGAAGTGGAAGTCGAAATGCAAAGTGCAGAAATCCGATCAGAAATGGAGCGAAAGAGCGTTCACGTTTGCGCCCTCCAGCCCCCCTCTCGATAACCTCGTGATAAAA tTAGTGGAAATACGGACTCTTCACGGCAAGACGGAGGTCGGTTCGATTACGTGTAGCGTCAAAGCGCTCATGTCACTTCGTCCTCAA ATTGTCACGCTGAAACTAAAAGGATTGTCTTCTCTTCAGTTGAAAATTGAAACGTCGTGGAA tCCTCTGACTGAAAACGATGTTCTTCCTTACGAACTGCCGAAAGTCGAGCTGACTTTAGGCCACGTTCAACGCTGTGACGTCGCTGTTCCCTTGACGGC TGCTTCTCCTCTTGAGAGTCCCAAGCAAATTCACTCGATTTTCTTTGATCGTCTCCCGTCGGATCTTGAGAGGCATCAGCCCGTCGTTCGAACGCCGTCTCTTCCCTCCGTTGGAAGTCAAGAGAGTACGGTGGAATCGGCCTACGAGGCACTGCGCAAAAGCTACGATCAATACAAAG GCCAGAACGATGAATTGAAGTCGTTTGAGAAAGTTCTTAATCAGTTGGGCGAGCTTCTTCTCAAG gaGGAACGGTCTCCTATTGCACgcgaacgaaggccatcATTGACGCTCTCGATTTCGAGTGCTCTGCACCAGTTCGACTTTCTCAATTCAGAAGACagtgacgaagacgaag ACAGTGACGAGGATATTTCAACGAAGCTCAAAGTCGAAACGCGGACCTCAGTCGATTCCGGCAACGGCCAAAGCGTCTCGTCTCACCCGGCggacgtcgagaacgcgCGAGGATCGAATCGAATCATAGATCAA GCCGTCATTCATCATCTTCGCTGCTGCAAGCACATTGTCTCG CAACTAAGCTCGTTTGGACCGCTGCGATACAAA GAAGCGGTTTCTCTAGAGAAGCTCGCTTTCAACGGTGACATAATCGATCAGATCCTGTCCCTGGCGCGCTCTAGATCCTTTTCCCTTGACGACG TCTGTCCCAAATTGCGCGAACGCAAAGAGCTGCATGATTTCTGGGAGGAGACGTGTGGCAAAGAGAAC TGTTTGTGGATCGGTCTGAAAGAGTTCAGCTTGGCTCTCGAAGAACGCTTTGGAGACGGCCTGCGTATGGCGTTCGCAAGCGTGGCAAAATTAG TCATACCAGAAATAGTTAGTCGCATCCTGGACGTTGGCTATGATGTGGAGGATCTTGGCTTGGTCACGGTGCAGCAGTACTTTAATCATTTTCAAGAAATAGCCAG ACGTGGCCTTCAGTTTTACGTTAATACCGTGGGAAAGGAGATTTCCATTGTCGAAGGATTGAAAACGTCGCAGAAGGACGTTCATAAGAGCGCT TTGCTGAAAATCAATGAAATCAACTATAGTACTTTGGTGCTTGGGTCGGCTTGCATGCTGCTTGTTACTGGCGACTCTCAAGCAAAGACGGCTTTGA CTGGATACATTGAAAGACTTTCAAAGTATCCTCAGCACAGAGATAGA GCTCTGAAAGTTTTCTTGGAGGCAATCGAAGATACGGATCAACAGATTAGGGAGGGCGCATGCATGGCGCTAGGAATTATGAAA GCCTTTGAAGCGGTAGATGAGCTCACCTTTCTGGCAAAATGCGACTTTGTGACGGTGAAGGAAGCGGCATACAATGCCCTGATGGCCTGTG GTGATGCTGGTCGCCATGCTTTTTCTCATAGTTTACCGACAACGTTTTATGATTTGGGACCAGTTCATACTTTAGTGCCTCAAATGGTTCTTTAG